One segment of Rhizobium sp. NXC14 DNA contains the following:
- the ccoS gene encoding cbb3-type cytochrome oxidase assembly protein CcoS encodes MNMLIYLIPIALLMGGMGLLAFLWSLKSGQYDDLEGAAWRILVEDETERKGP; translated from the coding sequence ATGAACATGCTGATCTATCTGATCCCGATCGCGCTGCTGATGGGGGGAATGGGCCTGCTCGCATTCCTCTGGTCGCTGAAAAGCGGCCAGTACGACGACCTTGAAGGTGCCGCCTGGCGAATTCTCGTCGAAGACGAAACCGAGCGCAAAGGACCGTGA
- a CDS encoding cation-translocating P-type ATPase, whose amino-acid sequence MTCCSMDTESVLALSATSASADEIRLASHPLGAGLHQLDLSVPDIHCGGCISTLEKAISALPFVKKARVNLTARRVSCIYQGEIEKRATDPSEILATINAAGYRAHLFTPAAPENDRIRNQLLLAIGVSGFAAANIMLLSVSVWSGADAATRDMFHWISAMIAAPALVYAGRFFFKSAWNALKRGRTNMDVPISLAVTLSYAVSLWETVHHGEHAWFDASVSLLFFLLIGRTLDHVMREKARAAINGLARLAPRGALLMMTDGSRRYVPVEEIAVGDDIAIAAGERISVDGTIVSGESDVDLSIVTGEIRPVAVAKGSAVNSGAMNLTGSLILRATKVARDSLLSEIISLMEAAEGSRAGYRRIADRAAALYSPAVHLLALVAFLGWGFFGGDWKQAMLVAVAVLIITCPCALGLAVPVVQVVAAGELFRKGIMVKDGSALERLAEADIVAFDKTGTLTMGRPRLVAVEATEADSAAIATALAAHSRHPLSEALLRDIEKASSFSFDRVTEIPGGGLEACNGTDVYRLGNRAFACGTGPTPGTEDGPFSEVILSKNGADLARFLFDDTLRPGAAEAVCALAAAGLETLMVSGDRQNVVDNTAQALGIQRALGALAPKQKVEECQRLSGEGRRVLMVGDGINDAPALATAHVSIAPATASDIGRQAADLVFFNDRLGAVPQAVAIARRSASLIRQNFVLAIGYNVLAVPIAIAGLATPLIAAVAMSTSSIIVVTNALRLNAFGKHSPMRSEAQASGEVKTA is encoded by the coding sequence ATGACCTGCTGCTCCATGGATACGGAAAGCGTGCTCGCCCTCAGCGCGACATCCGCCAGCGCCGACGAAATTCGGCTCGCCAGCCACCCGCTCGGGGCCGGATTGCATCAGCTCGACCTCAGTGTACCCGACATCCACTGCGGCGGCTGCATATCCACCCTCGAAAAGGCGATCTCGGCGCTTCCCTTCGTCAAAAAAGCCCGGGTCAATCTCACTGCCCGCCGGGTCAGCTGCATTTATCAAGGGGAAATCGAGAAGCGGGCGACTGACCCCTCCGAAATCCTGGCAACGATCAATGCGGCCGGATACCGCGCGCATCTCTTCACACCCGCCGCACCTGAAAACGACAGGATCAGGAACCAGCTGCTGCTGGCGATCGGAGTCTCGGGTTTTGCAGCCGCCAACATCATGCTGCTCTCGGTGTCGGTCTGGTCTGGCGCCGACGCGGCGACCCGCGACATGTTTCACTGGATCTCGGCGATGATTGCGGCCCCCGCGCTGGTCTATGCGGGGCGCTTCTTCTTCAAATCGGCATGGAACGCCCTGAAACGCGGGCGCACCAACATGGACGTTCCGATCTCGCTTGCCGTGACGCTGTCGTATGCCGTCTCCCTGTGGGAGACGGTGCATCACGGCGAACACGCATGGTTCGACGCCTCGGTTTCGCTGCTGTTCTTTCTGCTGATCGGCAGAACGCTCGATCACGTCATGCGGGAAAAGGCCCGCGCCGCGATCAACGGACTTGCAAGACTTGCCCCGCGCGGGGCGTTGCTGATGATGACTGACGGATCGCGCCGCTACGTTCCGGTGGAAGAGATCGCGGTGGGTGACGATATCGCGATCGCGGCAGGCGAGCGCATCTCGGTCGACGGCACGATCGTCAGCGGCGAGAGCGACGTGGACCTCTCCATCGTCACCGGTGAAATCAGGCCGGTCGCAGTCGCTAAAGGCAGCGCGGTGAATTCGGGGGCAATGAACCTGACCGGCTCTCTCATCCTGCGGGCGACGAAAGTGGCGAGAGATTCCCTTCTATCAGAAATCATCAGCCTCATGGAAGCTGCCGAAGGCAGCAGGGCCGGCTATCGCCGGATCGCCGATCGGGCCGCAGCACTCTATTCCCCGGCCGTGCACCTGTTGGCGCTGGTGGCCTTCCTGGGCTGGGGATTTTTCGGCGGCGACTGGAAACAGGCGATGCTGGTCGCGGTTGCGGTGCTGATCATTACCTGCCCGTGCGCGCTCGGCCTTGCCGTTCCTGTGGTCCAGGTGGTCGCTGCGGGCGAGCTTTTCCGCAAGGGCATCATGGTCAAGGACGGTTCTGCGCTCGAAAGACTCGCCGAAGCTGATATCGTCGCCTTCGACAAGACCGGCACACTAACGATGGGGCGGCCGCGTCTCGTCGCGGTCGAAGCCACCGAGGCGGACAGTGCCGCCATCGCCACCGCATTAGCCGCGCATTCACGGCATCCTCTCTCCGAGGCGCTGCTGCGGGACATTGAGAAGGCTTCTTCATTCTCCTTCGACAGGGTCACGGAAATCCCCGGCGGGGGGCTGGAGGCCTGCAATGGAACGGATGTCTATCGGCTGGGCAACCGCGCCTTTGCCTGCGGAACCGGCCCTACGCCCGGCACGGAGGATGGGCCGTTTTCGGAGGTGATCCTGTCGAAGAACGGCGCCGATCTGGCACGTTTCCTCTTTGACGACACGCTTCGCCCGGGTGCTGCCGAAGCTGTTTGCGCTCTCGCTGCAGCCGGCCTTGAAACGCTGATGGTATCCGGCGACAGGCAAAATGTCGTCGACAACACGGCGCAGGCTCTCGGCATTCAAAGGGCTTTGGGCGCCTTGGCACCGAAGCAGAAAGTCGAGGAATGCCAAAGGCTGAGCGGCGAGGGTCGCCGCGTGCTTATGGTCGGCGACGGGATCAACGACGCCCCGGCGCTTGCCACAGCGCATGTCTCGATTGCGCCCGCCACCGCATCCGACATCGGCAGGCAGGCCGCCGATCTGGTCTTTTTCAACGATCGGCTCGGTGCCGTTCCGCAAGCGGTCGCCATTGCGCGAAGATCCGCCAGCCTGATCCGGCAGAACTTTGTTCTGGCCATCGGCTACAACGTGCTGGCGGTTCCGATCGCGATCGCCGGACTGGCGACGCCGCTGATCGCAGCCGTGGCCATGTCGACATCATCGATCATCGTCGTAACCAATGCGCTGCGGTTGAATGCCTTTGGCAAACATTCTCCCATGCGGAGCGAAGCGCAAGCCAGCGGAGAGGTGAAGACCGCATGA
- a CDS encoding Crp/Fnr family transcriptional regulator, whose translation MLAKNPILLRSDLFDGLDDATIQELAATPQLQTFAPDERIIAEGQPASFVYCIISGFVRLSKSESTGREADVCVCEPGDTFGEYLLSGGGAYAYSACSADGAEVALFELAYLRALADRYPFIHRNVMRIMTRHLLGAMDRIAGDRLHTAAQRVANYLVSRCPAAASQATFRLPYRKRILAGKLGLAPEALSRAFAALVPAGVEVKGKVVLVDSVDLLRKAC comes from the coding sequence ATGCTTGCGAAAAATCCCATACTTTTGCGGTCTGACCTGTTCGACGGCCTCGACGACGCCACGATACAAGAATTGGCCGCCACACCTCAGTTGCAAACCTTCGCTCCTGACGAGCGGATCATCGCCGAAGGCCAGCCGGCGTCGTTCGTCTATTGCATTATCAGCGGATTCGTCCGTCTTTCCAAATCCGAATCCACCGGGCGCGAGGCAGATGTCTGCGTCTGCGAGCCCGGCGACACCTTCGGCGAATATCTTCTGTCGGGCGGCGGAGCCTACGCCTACAGCGCGTGTTCCGCCGACGGGGCGGAGGTGGCCTTGTTCGAACTTGCATACTTGCGGGCTCTCGCCGACCGCTACCCCTTCATTCATCGCAACGTCATGCGTATCATGACCCGACATCTGCTCGGCGCAATGGATCGCATTGCTGGAGACCGGCTGCACACGGCCGCGCAGCGCGTCGCGAACTACCTCGTAAGCCGGTGCCCTGCCGCAGCTTCACAGGCCACGTTTCGCCTGCCTTACCGGAAGAGGATTCTGGCCGGCAAACTAGGGCTTGCGCCCGAAGCGCTGTCGCGGGCATTCGCGGCGCTCGTTCCCGCAGGTGTCGAAGTCAAAGGTAAGGTCGTGCTGGTCGACAGTGTCGATCTGTTGCGGAAGGCCTGCTGA
- a CDS encoding FixH family protein, whose translation MKASTRGFTGLHMLLATSAFFAVVIAVNVTMAVYASSSWSGLVVENTYVASQEFNSKAAAMKAIAASGVEGALSVNGRAIRYDIRDGNGAPAIIDEVTLNFKRPVGDHEDFHLTLRKTGEGRFEADHEVAGGDWIVEAISRKNGLVVMHEAKRIDTAEFGR comes from the coding sequence ATGAAGGCTTCCACTAGAGGTTTTACCGGTTTGCACATGCTTCTTGCCACCTCGGCATTTTTCGCCGTCGTGATCGCCGTCAATGTCACCATGGCCGTGTATGCTTCATCCAGCTGGAGCGGCCTGGTCGTCGAAAACACCTATGTGGCCAGCCAGGAATTCAACAGCAAGGCGGCAGCGATGAAGGCGATTGCCGCCTCCGGCGTTGAGGGCGCTCTCTCCGTCAACGGCCGCGCGATCCGCTACGACATCCGTGATGGCAACGGCGCGCCTGCGATCATCGACGAAGTCACGCTGAATTTCAAAAGGCCGGTCGGTGATCACGAGGATTTCCACCTGACCCTCCGGAAGACGGGCGAGGGCCGGTTCGAAGCCGACCACGAGGTCGCCGGCGGCGACTGGATCGTCGAAGCCATATCGAGAAAGAACGGCTTGGTCGTCATGCATGAGGCCAAGCGCATCGATACTGCGGAGTTTGGCCGATGA